TTATGACCGGATCGCGAACGCCTGTCATTGCGGCTGCATTATTAATTATTAGTTTCTTTGGAATTCGAGCATTAAGACAGCCCGATACAACCCTACTGTGGCTAAGTCGATTATTTCCTTTTGTGACGGTTGCAGGGAGTGCCGCATTAATTGGTTTTCGGCCCGTCATCGAAGCATTTTGGATGCGCCTAACCTCAAACAAAGACCTCGGCGAGCGCATTTTGTTTGGTTTAGTGGGTCCCTTCGACCTCACTCAATACACCGCCCTTGATGGTTATGGAACTGGTGCAACGCACCCCGGAACTCAAGCCTTACGAGATATTTTAAATCTTGCTCCGGGAAAAATGCTCCCAGTAGAGGTTGAGGTTGAAATGGGTCGAGTTGCCCTAGAAATTGGCCCAATTGGATTTATTTTATGGTATGGACTTCGAGTGAGTTTGATTATTGCGCTATGGCTGACATTTTTAAAATTAAAACGTCCATTCTTAAGAGATTTAGCTCTTTCAGCTTGTTTGATTCAAATCATTCTTTTTATTAGCCAAATGGTTTTTCACCATACCTATTCGATTTATTACTGGTTTTTTAGTAGTTTTATTTTCCTTTTACCCTGGCTGGATTATGTGGAAGATTGGCGAGAAAAATAGCAACAATAGCAAGCGAATATGAATAATCCGCGTTTTTTACTCGTTCATCCAACTGGAAACCCTTTTGCCAGGAATGCCGCGATCGCGCTGGCAGAAAAAGGTATCCTTGAAGAAATCGTTACCGCGATCGCGTACAATCCAGAAGGAAATTTGGCTCGCACGCTACAACGCCTTCCCGATAAAATCGCTCAACCCCTAATGGGGGAACTGGGACGGCGGACGTGGATTGCTCCTCCTGGTGCATCTTTACACACCTATCCTCTGCGAGAAGTCGTGCGAATTGCCCTGGCGCGCTGGGGGGTGAATTCTCAAAAATGGGTAGATTGGGTTTATTCTAGTTTAGATCGTCGCGTAGCGCGCAATCTGTCTTCAAAGGATAACGAAATAACCGGAGTCTATGCCTACGAAGATGGAGCCGCCGAAACCTTTGCTATTGCAAAAGATAAGGGACTTTTTTGCGGTTACGATCTTCCCATTGTCTTTTACCGCCAAAGCCATCAAATTCAAGCAGAAGAAGCCGAACGATTTCCCGCACTAGCACCCGCCTTACAAGCAGCACGAGAACCTCAGTGGAAAATCGAGCGCAAAGAACGAGAAATTCAACTCGCAGATTGGATTGTGGTTCCCTCTTCTGTTGTCAAACAATCCCTATTGGATGCGGGAATTCCCTCGGAGAAAATTAGCACGATTCCTTTTGGTTCTCCCCAGGACTATTTTCACCCTCAACCCAAGCAAGATTCGAGATTTCGGGCATTATTTGTCGGACGTTTGGGTCCTAGGAAGGGGGTTCACTATTTATTGCAAGCTTGGCAAACTCTCAAATTTCCCGATGCAGAATTACTCTGCGTGGGAATGAATGAGTTTCCCCCCGGTTGGTTAACTTCCTACGAGGATTGCTTCCGCCACATCCCTTCAATTCCCCACGCTTCACTCAATCCCTACTACAGCAGTGCAAGTGTTTTTGTTTTTCCCTCATTAGTGGAAGGTTTAGCTCTCGTTCTCCTAGAAGCAATGGCTTGTGGAATCCCCATTATTACCACGGCAAATGCGGGGGGAACGGATATTATTACCGATGGGGTGGAGGGGTTTATTATTCCGATTCGGGATGCGGACGCGATCGCGCAAAAATTGGAATGGTGTTATACTCACCCCCAAGAATTAGCTCAAATGGGACAAGCCGCGCGTCGCAAAGCGGAAGTTCTTACGTGGTCGTTATATCGGGAAAGATTGGCAACTAAACTCACAAGCCTCTTAGAGTAGCCCAGGTAATAAACTATCCTACTCGGCTAATATCAAATCCTTCAAATTGCCCATGATAAAAATTCACGCCTGATGTGAATACCCTGAAACCCTTGCTAGGAAAAGGGAAAAGGGAACAGTCATTAGCCATCTCTGTGTCATCCAAAAACTCCCCCAGCTTCCCCAACTCCCCCAGTCTCTTATACACA
Above is a genomic segment from Lusitaniella coriacea LEGE 07157 containing:
- a CDS encoding glycosyltransferase family 4 protein — translated: MNNPRFLLVHPTGNPFARNAAIALAEKGILEEIVTAIAYNPEGNLARTLQRLPDKIAQPLMGELGRRTWIAPPGASLHTYPLREVVRIALARWGVNSQKWVDWVYSSLDRRVARNLSSKDNEITGVYAYEDGAAETFAIAKDKGLFCGYDLPIVFYRQSHQIQAEEAERFPALAPALQAAREPQWKIERKEREIQLADWIVVPSSVVKQSLLDAGIPSEKISTIPFGSPQDYFHPQPKQDSRFRALFVGRLGPRKGVHYLLQAWQTLKFPDAELLCVGMNEFPPGWLTSYEDCFRHIPSIPHASLNPYYSSASVFVFPSLVEGLALVLLEAMACGIPIITTANAGGTDIITDGVEGFIIPIRDADAIAQKLEWCYTHPQELAQMGQAARRKAEVLTWSLYRERLATKLTSLLE